A region of Panicum virgatum strain AP13 chromosome 8N, P.virgatum_v5, whole genome shotgun sequence DNA encodes the following proteins:
- the LOC120685503 gene encoding hydroxymethylglutaryl-CoA lyase, mitochondrial-like isoform X1, with translation MSSLEEPLGLGDLPKLSISRLGSFSQPSAYRRAAADDRNTREYNNSCNGGAPMVFHADSHAWHQQCRQADSSVELRDLPRKLMWDLPSFVKIVEVGPRDGLQNEKGNVPTSVKIQLIHKLVAAGLSVVEATSFVSPKWVPQLADAKEVLKGIQQMPNVRYPVLTPNLRGFEAAVAAGAKEIAVFASASESFSKSNINCTIDESLVRYRDVTAAAKKHGLLIRGYVSCVIGCPVEGAIDPSKVAYVAKELYNMGCSEISLGDTIGVGTPGTECSCQCLPFALSFFYWYVETDPGSNSLRHPCSFFLVVLSVSGSVVAMLEAVMSFVPADKIAVHFHDTYGQALANILVSLQMGISIVDSSVSGLGGCPYAKGATGNVATEDVVYMLHGLGIETNVDLNKLMEAGEYISKHLGRPLGSKTAAALRKLTT, from the exons ATGTCAAGCCTCGAGGAGCCGCTTGGTCTTGGAGACCTGCCGAAGTTGAGTATTAGCAGACTTGGAAGCTTCTCCCAGCCAAGTGCTTATCGTAGGGCAGCGGCTGATGACCGCAACACTCGCGA GTACAACAACTCCTGCAATGGTGGCGCTCCGATGGTCTTCCATGCCGATTCCCATGCATGGCATCAGCAATGCCGTCAGGCCGATTCGTCAGTGGAGCTTAGAGATCTCCCTCGGAAG CTTATGTGGGATCTACCAAGCTTTGTGAAGATTGTTGAAGTTGGACCCCGAGACGGCCTGCAAAACGAAAAGGGCAATGTACCAACATCTGTAAAGATACAACTGATACACAAATTAGTGGCTGCAGGTCTATCAGTAGTTGAAGCCACAAGTTTTGTATCCCCAAAATGGGTGCCGCAG CTAGCTGATGCAAAGGAAGTCCTCAAAGGAATCCAGCAGATGCCAAATGTGCGGTACCCTGTGTTAACTCCTAACCTCAga GGATTTGAGGCTGCTGTTGCAGCTGGTGCAAAGGAAATTGCGGTTTTTGCGTCTGCCTCTGAATCCTTCTCTAAGTCGAACATTAACTGTACCATTGACGAAAGCCTTGTTCGGTACCGTGATGTTACTGCTGCTGCCAAGAAACATGGACTCCTTATCCGTGG GTATGTTTCGTGTGTGATTGGTTGCCCTGTTGAAGGTGCAATCGATCCATCAAAGGTGGCATATGTAGCGAAGGAGCTTTATAACATGGGCTGCTCAGAGATTTCACTTGGCGATACAATTGGTGTTGGTACACCAGGTACTGAATGTTCTTGCCAATGCTTACCCTTTGCTCTCAGTTTTTTTTATTGGTATGTTGAAACTGATCCAGGCAGCAACTCATTGAGACATCCCTGTTCCTTCTTCCTTGTTGTGTTGTCTGTTTCAGGTAGTGTAGTTGCTATGCTTGAAGCTGTCATGTCCTTCGTTCCAGCGGACAAGATTGCCGTTCATTTCCATGATACATACGGCCAGGCCCTTGCCAATATCCTAGTATCCCTTCAA ATGGGGATCAGCATAGTAGACTCCTCAGTTTCAGGCCTCGGAGGCTGCCCCTATGCAAAGGGCGCCACCGGCAATGTCGCCACTGAGGATGTCGTGTACATGCTGCATGGCCTGGGGATAGAGACCAACGTCGACCTCAACAAGCTCATGGAGGCTGGCGAGTACATCTCCAAGCATCTAGGAAGGCCACTGGGCTCCAAGACTGCTGCCGCTCTGCGCAAGCTAACCACCTGA
- the LOC120685503 gene encoding hydroxymethylglutaryl-CoA lyase, mitochondrial-like isoform X2 has product MSSLEEPLGLGDLPKLSISRLGSFSQPSAYRRAAADDRNTREYNNSCNGGAPMVFHADSHAWHQQCRQADSSVELRDLPRKLMWDLPSFVKIVEVGPRDGLQNEKGNVPTSVKIQLIHKLVAAGLSVVEATSFVSPKWVPQLADAKEVLKGIQQMPNVRYPVLTPNLRGFEAAVAAGAKEIAVFASASESFSKSNINCTIDESLVRYRDVTAAAKKHGLLIRGYVSCVIGCPVEGAIDPSKVAYVAKELYNMGCSEISLGDTIGVGTPGSVVAMLEAVMSFVPADKIAVHFHDTYGQALANILVSLQMGISIVDSSVSGLGGCPYAKGATGNVATEDVVYMLHGLGIETNVDLNKLMEAGEYISKHLGRPLGSKTAAALRKLTT; this is encoded by the exons ATGTCAAGCCTCGAGGAGCCGCTTGGTCTTGGAGACCTGCCGAAGTTGAGTATTAGCAGACTTGGAAGCTTCTCCCAGCCAAGTGCTTATCGTAGGGCAGCGGCTGATGACCGCAACACTCGCGA GTACAACAACTCCTGCAATGGTGGCGCTCCGATGGTCTTCCATGCCGATTCCCATGCATGGCATCAGCAATGCCGTCAGGCCGATTCGTCAGTGGAGCTTAGAGATCTCCCTCGGAAG CTTATGTGGGATCTACCAAGCTTTGTGAAGATTGTTGAAGTTGGACCCCGAGACGGCCTGCAAAACGAAAAGGGCAATGTACCAACATCTGTAAAGATACAACTGATACACAAATTAGTGGCTGCAGGTCTATCAGTAGTTGAAGCCACAAGTTTTGTATCCCCAAAATGGGTGCCGCAG CTAGCTGATGCAAAGGAAGTCCTCAAAGGAATCCAGCAGATGCCAAATGTGCGGTACCCTGTGTTAACTCCTAACCTCAga GGATTTGAGGCTGCTGTTGCAGCTGGTGCAAAGGAAATTGCGGTTTTTGCGTCTGCCTCTGAATCCTTCTCTAAGTCGAACATTAACTGTACCATTGACGAAAGCCTTGTTCGGTACCGTGATGTTACTGCTGCTGCCAAGAAACATGGACTCCTTATCCGTGG GTATGTTTCGTGTGTGATTGGTTGCCCTGTTGAAGGTGCAATCGATCCATCAAAGGTGGCATATGTAGCGAAGGAGCTTTATAACATGGGCTGCTCAGAGATTTCACTTGGCGATACAATTGGTGTTGGTACACCAG GTAGTGTAGTTGCTATGCTTGAAGCTGTCATGTCCTTCGTTCCAGCGGACAAGATTGCCGTTCATTTCCATGATACATACGGCCAGGCCCTTGCCAATATCCTAGTATCCCTTCAA ATGGGGATCAGCATAGTAGACTCCTCAGTTTCAGGCCTCGGAGGCTGCCCCTATGCAAAGGGCGCCACCGGCAATGTCGCCACTGAGGATGTCGTGTACATGCTGCATGGCCTGGGGATAGAGACCAACGTCGACCTCAACAAGCTCATGGAGGCTGGCGAGTACATCTCCAAGCATCTAGGAAGGCCACTGGGCTCCAAGACTGCTGCCGCTCTGCGCAAGCTAACCACCTGA
- the LOC120685503 gene encoding hydroxymethylglutaryl-CoA lyase, mitochondrial-like isoform X3 has product MVFHADSHAWHQQCRQADSSVELRDLPRKLMWDLPSFVKIVEVGPRDGLQNEKGNVPTSVKIQLIHKLVAAGLSVVEATSFVSPKWVPQLADAKEVLKGIQQMPNVRYPVLTPNLRGFEAAVAAGAKEIAVFASASESFSKSNINCTIDESLVRYRDVTAAAKKHGLLIRGYVSCVIGCPVEGAIDPSKVAYVAKELYNMGCSEISLGDTIGVGTPGTECSCQCLPFALSFFYWYVETDPGSNSLRHPCSFFLVVLSVSGSVVAMLEAVMSFVPADKIAVHFHDTYGQALANILVSLQMGISIVDSSVSGLGGCPYAKGATGNVATEDVVYMLHGLGIETNVDLNKLMEAGEYISKHLGRPLGSKTAAALRKLTT; this is encoded by the exons ATGGTCTTCCATGCCGATTCCCATGCATGGCATCAGCAATGCCGTCAGGCCGATTCGTCAGTGGAGCTTAGAGATCTCCCTCGGAAG CTTATGTGGGATCTACCAAGCTTTGTGAAGATTGTTGAAGTTGGACCCCGAGACGGCCTGCAAAACGAAAAGGGCAATGTACCAACATCTGTAAAGATACAACTGATACACAAATTAGTGGCTGCAGGTCTATCAGTAGTTGAAGCCACAAGTTTTGTATCCCCAAAATGGGTGCCGCAG CTAGCTGATGCAAAGGAAGTCCTCAAAGGAATCCAGCAGATGCCAAATGTGCGGTACCCTGTGTTAACTCCTAACCTCAga GGATTTGAGGCTGCTGTTGCAGCTGGTGCAAAGGAAATTGCGGTTTTTGCGTCTGCCTCTGAATCCTTCTCTAAGTCGAACATTAACTGTACCATTGACGAAAGCCTTGTTCGGTACCGTGATGTTACTGCTGCTGCCAAGAAACATGGACTCCTTATCCGTGG GTATGTTTCGTGTGTGATTGGTTGCCCTGTTGAAGGTGCAATCGATCCATCAAAGGTGGCATATGTAGCGAAGGAGCTTTATAACATGGGCTGCTCAGAGATTTCACTTGGCGATACAATTGGTGTTGGTACACCAGGTACTGAATGTTCTTGCCAATGCTTACCCTTTGCTCTCAGTTTTTTTTATTGGTATGTTGAAACTGATCCAGGCAGCAACTCATTGAGACATCCCTGTTCCTTCTTCCTTGTTGTGTTGTCTGTTTCAGGTAGTGTAGTTGCTATGCTTGAAGCTGTCATGTCCTTCGTTCCAGCGGACAAGATTGCCGTTCATTTCCATGATACATACGGCCAGGCCCTTGCCAATATCCTAGTATCCCTTCAA ATGGGGATCAGCATAGTAGACTCCTCAGTTTCAGGCCTCGGAGGCTGCCCCTATGCAAAGGGCGCCACCGGCAATGTCGCCACTGAGGATGTCGTGTACATGCTGCATGGCCTGGGGATAGAGACCAACGTCGACCTCAACAAGCTCATGGAGGCTGGCGAGTACATCTCCAAGCATCTAGGAAGGCCACTGGGCTCCAAGACTGCTGCCGCTCTGCGCAAGCTAACCACCTGA